In one Arachis duranensis cultivar V14167 chromosome 9, aradu.V14167.gnm2.J7QH, whole genome shotgun sequence genomic region, the following are encoded:
- the LOC107464198 gene encoding putative disease resistance protein At3g14460, with protein sequence MLPSRMQDLVNLCHLDIRGASRLKEIPKGMNKLKHLHFLSDYIVGEQENGMRELGTLDNLHGSFCISKLENVKNSGEALEAKMGNKKHINTLELNWLPDGDIDDVQTERDILDKLQPHQNLKELSIHGYPGERFPDWLGLSCYSNMTKLSLDSCMNCCELPSLGQLPSLQHLKISKLNGLEKIDLEFYNKNNASFQQETPFKSLETLKIEYMYSWREWHFPDEFDGFPELRILSIKNCPVLSGDLPSHLPALEELTIDGCKELAYSLPRAPKLHKLDVKCDMFQGYAGLHHVNISGSQRAKFVWEWLLHIQPPHVQCLYIDDCQSAISISANHLPASLQFLEIIDCSKLIFSDQLQHKSLTKILVEDCDSLTLFPLGDLPNLKKLTITECKNMENVEVAHALPSLRCLNISDCPSLVSLPPLESAAPRLQQLDIRNCPEIDRFAGECLPLSLKKLVIVECQKLASWISSNVLHSEGLTHLWLGSYFDVKSFPREGCLPSSLKSLQFWDFPNLETLDCKGLHHLTSLTYIAIRFSEKLENITEDHLLASIKKIYIGEECPLRSKLEEMEHLRIQLGCDESESCDEYAWNDEDATSDSD encoded by the exons ATGCTTCCCAGCCGCATGCAAGATCTAGTGAACCTTTGCCACCTTGATATTCGAGGTGCTTCTCGTCTGAAAGAGATACCCAAGGGAATGAACAAGTTAAAGCATCTACACTTCTTAAGTGATTATATTGTCGGCGAGCAAGAGAATGGGATGCGAGAATTGGGAACATTGGACAATCTCCATGGCTCATTTTGCATTTCCAAATTGGAGAACGTCAAGAATAGTGGTGAAGCTTTGGAGGCAAAGATGGGTAACAAGAAGCACATCAACACTCTAGAATTGAATTGGCTTCCAGATGGTGACATTGATGATGTTCAAACTGAAAGAGATATACTTGACAAGTTACAACCTCATCAAAACTTGAAAGAGTTATCAATTCATGGTTATCCAGGTGAAAGATTCCCAGACTGGTTAGGCCTTTCTTGCTACTCCAATATGACCAAATTGAGTCTGGATAGTTGTATGAATTGTTGTGAGCTTCCTTCACTGGGACAGTTACCCTCTTTACAGCATCTGAAGATTTCTAAACTTAATGGGTTGGAGAAAATTGATTTAGAGTTTTACAACAAAAACAATGCATCATTTCAGCAGGAGACACCCTTCAAATCTCTCGAAACTCTGAAAATTGAGTATATGTATAGTTGGCGGGAGTGGCATTTTCCTGATGAGTTTGATGGTTTTCCTGAGCTTAGAATCCTTTCAATAAAAAACTGTCCTGTGTTAAGTGGAGATCTGCCTTCTCACCTTCCGGCTCTGGAGGAACTTACCATTGATGGATGTAAAGAGCTTGCATATTCGCTGCCTAGGGCTCCCAAGCTTCACAAATTAGATGTAAAGTGCGACATGTTTCAAGGGTATGCGGGACTGCACCACGTAAACATTTCAGGAAGCCAGAGGGCGAAATTTGTATGGGAATGGCTGCTGCACATCCAACCACCACATGTCCAATGTCTGTACATCGATGATTGTCAGTCAGCGATATCAATTTCAGCAAATCATTTGCCAGCTTCATTACAATTTCTGGAAATCATTGAttgttcaaaattaatattctcGGACCAACTGCAACACAAGTCGCTGACGAAGATACTTGTAGAGGACTGTGATTCACTGACGTTGTTTCCATTGGGGGACCTTCCAAATCTCAAGAAACTCACAATCACTGAATGCAAAAACATGGAAAATGTTGAAGTGGCACATGCTCTTCCAAGTCTCCGTTGTTTAAACATCTCAGACTGCCCCAGTTTAGTATCCTTGCCGCCGCTAGAGTCGGCTGCGCCCCGCCTACAGCAGCTGGATATACGCAATTGCCCGGAAATCGATCGTTTTGCTGGGGAGTGCCTCCCGCTGAGTTTGAAAAAACTTGTAATCGTTGAGTGCCAGAAACTAGCGAGTTGGATATCATCAAATGTTTTGCATAGTGAAGGCCTTACCCATCTTTGGCTTGGTTCATATTTTGATGTAAAGTCGTTTCCGAGAGAGGGTtgtcttccttcttctctcaaGTCTCTACAATTCTGGGACTTTCCAAATCTGGAGACGCTTGACTGCAAGGGGCTTCACCATCTAACCTCCCTCACATATATAGCAATTAGATTCTCTGAAAAGCTTGAGAATATCACAGAAGATCATTTGCTTGCCtccataaaaaaaatctacataGGGGAAGAATGTCCTTTGAGGAGCAAGCTGGAAGAGATGGAACACCTACGGATTCAATTGGGTTGTGACGAATCAG AATCATGTGATGAGTATGCTTGGAATGATGAGGATGCTACTTCTGATTCTGATTGA